The DNA region GTTGCCTTGATCGGGTGGCACGGATTCGTGCGGCCCGATCCTGGGAGCCGACACCCGCGTCCCGCGGGGATCGCGCGTGTACCGCGTGGAGCATCAGCCCCACGGACTCGACACGCCCGACCGCGTGGACCGGAGGCAAGACCCGCCGCCGATCTCACCGGCGGCACGTACAACGACAGATGAACAGCGTCGATCCGCGGCCGTGTCCGTGGACAGTGATCGCCGAGTTGCCGGTGCCCACATGCGTGCGTTCGTCTGTCGAGAACAACTGACGGAAGAGGACCAGCGTGGCGGGACAGAAGATCCGCATCAGGCTCAAGGCCTACGACCACGAGGCGATCGACGCTTCGGCGCGCAAGATCGTGGAGACCGTGACCCGTACGGGTGCACGGATTGTCGGCCCGGTGCCGTTGCCCACCGAGAAGAACGTGTACTGCGTCATCCGCTCGCCGCACAAGTACAAGGACAGCCGCGAGCACTTCGAGATGCGTACCCACAAGCGACTCATCGACATCCTCGACCCGACGCCGAAGACGGTTGACGCGCTCATGCGCATCGACCTGCCGGCGAGCGTCGACGTGAACATCCAGTAAGCGGGGGTGGCTAATCAATGAGTAACCAGAGCA from Gordonia crocea includes:
- the rpsJ gene encoding 30S ribosomal protein S10 — its product is MAGQKIRIRLKAYDHEAIDASARKIVETVTRTGARIVGPVPLPTEKNVYCVIRSPHKYKDSREHFEMRTHKRLIDILDPTPKTVDALMRIDLPASVDVNIQ